The following are from one region of the Arachis duranensis cultivar V14167 chromosome 10, aradu.V14167.gnm2.J7QH, whole genome shotgun sequence genome:
- the LOC107471945 gene encoding double-stranded RNA-binding protein 1 isoform X4, translated as MYKTKVQELCQKRSWNLPDYETTRDGPDHNPRFTAAVTVNGIRYETPSPCRNSKEAQNNAAMLAFEHLSSQQPSVINPSPPPFPPKPRLMLRPKPKPNNIPITGTPTLPGLDSFPQPTLFPGLSSFPQHPSLFAHSAASSAPSPHCTPGINNILPTSKVLPQKLEGGCQISQITGPVTAARDTVTTADRKSMAHLYKNQLQNYAQKQNLPLPVYTSEWEGPPHAMRFKCKVTIDGQTYECPTAFSKLKDAEHAAAEVALLSLLSGGFQEDNSVLYKNLLQELVQKEGFSLPAYNTERFGEAHIPIFISHVEVEGEVFTGQKAKTKKQAEISAAKVAYTTLKERSGEAHIPTFISHVEVEGEVFTGQEAKTKKQAEISAVKVAYSTLKERSSEAHIPTFISHVEVEGEVFTGQEAKIKKQAEISATNVAYTTLKERSGEAHIPTFISHVEVEGEVFTGQEAKTKKQAEISAAKVAYTTLKERKGKSEQSSLLPLLDHPQKAPEPESLPDCSDSTVQTEFQHHANPNYPVIPGVISSSQPNKKPVVTKKKGSSSASGCANGSMKDSFSSVVKAAAATPSLSDSKNVASNTNNMPSTASSSPGPRKRMVVYSRETNMEVEGGGTLMPISDDKWAAYEYSH; from the exons ATGTACAAAACGAAGGTgcaagaattgtgccagaagaGGTCATGGAACTTGCCGGATTACGAAACCACCAGAGACGGCCCCGATCATAACCCTCGCTTCACTGCCGCCGTCACTGTTAACGGAATCCGTTACGAGACGCCGTCACCGTGCCGGAATTCGAAGGAAGCTCAGAACAATGCCGCTATGCTCGCCTTCGAGCATCTCTCTTCCCAACAGCCCTCCGTCATAAACCCTTCCCCTCCTCCTTTCCCCCCAAAGCCCAGGCTCATGCTTAGGCCCAAGCCCAAGCCCAACAACATTCCAATCACCGGCACTCCTACTCTCCCAGGCTTGGATTCTTTCCCCCAACCCACCCTCTTCCCGGGACTCTCTTCTTTCCCGCAGCATCCTTCTCTCTTTGCTCATTCCGCTGCTTCATCGGCTCCTTCGCCTCACT GTACCCCTGGTATCAACAACATACTACCCACAAGTAAAGTGTTGCCACAGAAATTAGAAGGAGGATGCCAAATTTCTCAGATAACTGGCCCTGTTACAGCTGCTAGAGATACCGTGACAACAGCAGATCGGAAAA GTATGGCACACTTGTACAAGAATCAACTACAAAACTATGCTCAAAAGCAAAACCTACCGTTACCGGTGTACACTTCCGAGTGGGAGGGCCCTCCTCATGCCATGCGTTTCAAGTGCAAAGTCACAATTGATGGACAGACCTACGAATGTCCTACCGCCTTTTCTAAATTGAAGGATGCTGAACATGCAGCAGCTGAAGTTGCTTTATTGTCATTATTGTCGGGAGGATTTCAAGAG GATAATTCCGTGTTATACAAGAACCTTTTACAAGAATTGGTCCAAAAGGAAGGATTTAGCCTGCCTGCTTATAATACAGAAAGATTTGGCGAGGCTCATATTCCGATATTTATTTCACACGTGGAAGTTGAAGGGGAGGTTTTTACTGGACAAAAAGCCAAAACCAAGAAACAGGCAGAGATTAGTGCAGCAAAGGTTGCATACACCACTTTAAAAGAAAGATCTGGCGAGGCTCATATTCCGACATTTATTTCACACGTGGAAGTTGAGGGGGAGGTTTTCACTGGACAAGAAGCCAAAACCAAGAAACAGGCAGAGATTAGTGCAGTAAAGGTTGCATACAGCACTTTAAAAGAAAGATCTAGCGAGGCTCATATTCCGACATTTATTTCACACGTGGAAGTTGAAGGGGAGGTTTTCACAGGACAAGAAGCCAAAATCAAGAAACAGGCAGAGATTAGTGCAACAAATGTTGCATACACCACTTTAAAAGAAAGATCTGGCGAGGCTCATATTCCCACATTTATTTCACACGTGGAAGTTGAAGGAGAGGTTTTCACTGGACAAGAAGCCAAAACCAAGAAACAAGCAGAGATTAGTGCAGCAAAGGTTGCATACACCACTTTAAAAGAACGAAAAG GCAAGTCAGAGCAGAGTTCTTTACTCCCTTTGTTAGATCATCCGCAGAAAGCTCCTGAACCTGAGTCATTGCCTGACTGCTCAGATTCAACTGTCCAAACTGAATTCCAGCATCATGCTAATCCAAACTATCCTGTAATTCCTGGAGTAATCTCATCAAGCCAACCTAACAAAA AGCCTGTTGTTACAAAGAAGAAAGGGTCCTCCTCTGCATCTGGATGTGCAAATGGCAGCATGAAGGACTCTTTCTCATCAGTTGTCAAGGCGGCTGCAGCCACACCTTCACTCTCAGACAGCAAGAATGTGGCTTCCAACACAAACAATATGCCTTCCACTGCATCAAGCTCCCCAGGACCCAGAAAAAGGATGGTAGTTTACTCGCGGGAGACTAATATGGAAGTTGAAGGAGGTGGCACTTTGATGccaattagtgatgacaaatgGGCTGCTTACGAATATTCCCATTGA
- the LOC107471945 gene encoding double-stranded RNA-binding protein 1 isoform X2, whose translation MYKTKVQELCQKRSWNLPDYETTRDGPDHNPRFTAAVTVNGIRYETPSPCRNSKEAQNNAAMLAFEHLSSQQPSVINPSPPPFPPKPRLMLRPKPKPNNIPITGTPTLPGLDSFPQPTLFPGLSSFPQHPSLFAHSAASSAPSPHCTPGINNILPTSKVLPQKLEGGCQISQITGPVTAARDTVTTADRKSMAHLYKNQLQNYAQKQNLPLPVYTSEWEGPPHAMRFKCKVTIDGQTYECPTAFSKLKDAEHAAAEVALLSLLSGGFQEDNSVLYKNLLQELVQKEGFSLPAYNTERFGEAHIPIFISHVEVEGEVFTGQKAKTKKQAEISAAKVAYTTLKERSGEAHIPTFISHVEVEGEVFTGQEAKTKKQAEISAVKVAYSTLKERSSEAHIPTFISHVEVEGEVFTGQEAKIKKQAEISATNVAYTTLKERSGEAHIPTFISHVEVEGEVFTGQEAKTKKQAEISAAKVAYTTLKERKGKSEQSSLLPLLDHPQKAPEPESLPDCSDSTVQTEFQHHANPNYPVIPGVISSSQPNKKKQCVKVCCNSLTKKIKEKKRRVCANPCTAIPSPEPVVTKKKGSSSASGCANGSMKDSFSSVVKAAAATPSLSDSKNVASNTNNMPSTASSSPGPRKRMVVYSRETNMEVEGGGTLMPISDDKWAAYEYSH comes from the exons ATGTACAAAACGAAGGTgcaagaattgtgccagaagaGGTCATGGAACTTGCCGGATTACGAAACCACCAGAGACGGCCCCGATCATAACCCTCGCTTCACTGCCGCCGTCACTGTTAACGGAATCCGTTACGAGACGCCGTCACCGTGCCGGAATTCGAAGGAAGCTCAGAACAATGCCGCTATGCTCGCCTTCGAGCATCTCTCTTCCCAACAGCCCTCCGTCATAAACCCTTCCCCTCCTCCTTTCCCCCCAAAGCCCAGGCTCATGCTTAGGCCCAAGCCCAAGCCCAACAACATTCCAATCACCGGCACTCCTACTCTCCCAGGCTTGGATTCTTTCCCCCAACCCACCCTCTTCCCGGGACTCTCTTCTTTCCCGCAGCATCCTTCTCTCTTTGCTCATTCCGCTGCTTCATCGGCTCCTTCGCCTCACT GTACCCCTGGTATCAACAACATACTACCCACAAGTAAAGTGTTGCCACAGAAATTAGAAGGAGGATGCCAAATTTCTCAGATAACTGGCCCTGTTACAGCTGCTAGAGATACCGTGACAACAGCAGATCGGAAAA GTATGGCACACTTGTACAAGAATCAACTACAAAACTATGCTCAAAAGCAAAACCTACCGTTACCGGTGTACACTTCCGAGTGGGAGGGCCCTCCTCATGCCATGCGTTTCAAGTGCAAAGTCACAATTGATGGACAGACCTACGAATGTCCTACCGCCTTTTCTAAATTGAAGGATGCTGAACATGCAGCAGCTGAAGTTGCTTTATTGTCATTATTGTCGGGAGGATTTCAAGAG GATAATTCCGTGTTATACAAGAACCTTTTACAAGAATTGGTCCAAAAGGAAGGATTTAGCCTGCCTGCTTATAATACAGAAAGATTTGGCGAGGCTCATATTCCGATATTTATTTCACACGTGGAAGTTGAAGGGGAGGTTTTTACTGGACAAAAAGCCAAAACCAAGAAACAGGCAGAGATTAGTGCAGCAAAGGTTGCATACACCACTTTAAAAGAAAGATCTGGCGAGGCTCATATTCCGACATTTATTTCACACGTGGAAGTTGAGGGGGAGGTTTTCACTGGACAAGAAGCCAAAACCAAGAAACAGGCAGAGATTAGTGCAGTAAAGGTTGCATACAGCACTTTAAAAGAAAGATCTAGCGAGGCTCATATTCCGACATTTATTTCACACGTGGAAGTTGAAGGGGAGGTTTTCACAGGACAAGAAGCCAAAATCAAGAAACAGGCAGAGATTAGTGCAACAAATGTTGCATACACCACTTTAAAAGAAAGATCTGGCGAGGCTCATATTCCCACATTTATTTCACACGTGGAAGTTGAAGGAGAGGTTTTCACTGGACAAGAAGCCAAAACCAAGAAACAAGCAGAGATTAGTGCAGCAAAGGTTGCATACACCACTTTAAAAGAACGAAAAG GCAAGTCAGAGCAGAGTTCTTTACTCCCTTTGTTAGATCATCCGCAGAAAGCTCCTGAACCTGAGTCATTGCCTGACTGCTCAGATTCAACTGTCCAAACTGAATTCCAGCATCATGCTAATCCAAACTATCCTGTAATTCCTGGAGTAATCTCATCAAGCCAACCTAACAAAA AAAAACAATGTGTTAAAGTTTGCTGTAACTCTctgaccaaaaaaataaaagaaaagaagagaagagtttGTGCTAACCCATGCACTGCCATTCCATCTCCAGAGCCTGTTGTTACAAAGAAGAAAGGGTCCTCCTCTGCATCTGGATGTGCAAATGGCAGCATGAAGGACTCTTTCTCATCAGTTGTCAAGGCGGCTGCAGCCACACCTTCACTCTCAGACAGCAAGAATGTGGCTTCCAACACAAACAATATGCCTTCCACTGCATCAAGCTCCCCAGGACCCAGAAAAAGGATGGTAGTTTACTCGCGGGAGACTAATATGGAAGTTGAAGGAGGTGGCACTTTGATGccaattagtgatgacaaatgGGCTGCTTACGAATATTCCCATTGA